From Anopheles funestus chromosome 3RL, idAnoFuneDA-416_04, whole genome shotgun sequence, a single genomic window includes:
- the LOC125766895 gene encoding leucine-rich repeat protein SHOC-2-like, with protein sequence MSRNIVLCFLVVFAFGCTIGRKLECNEHRETECEISNFTIVESMDLSEFEFPDHPHLAFGTYPLSDDSTYVVTIGKELADRLQSTEKLEIQNVSLQTMVLWTNLRSLDASHNYFFEMIVEPGQNYQLRELNLSYNRFQSIDFVQALPALRTLDLRHNYLESLSFSLFDMATELWKLNLANNRIQTISTDGSLHLPRLSTLLLHDNLLSVLDASEWRFSMLQELNVARNRLRYLSMCEVNHSFPHLQTLYMDENRWECGHLNATIRQLHQLGVKPMAYYDTEDQEHCNKAIDEICCY encoded by the exons ATGTCCAGAAACATCGTGTTGTG TTTTCTAGTGGTGTTTGCATTCGGGTGTACCATCGGCCGAAAGCTGGAGTGCAATGAACATCGGGAAACGGAATGCGAAATCTCCAACTTTACCATAGTGGAATCGATGGATTTGTCCGAGTTTGAGTTCCCCGATCATCCGCATCTTGCGTTCGGTACCTATCCACTTTCGGACGACTCGACGTATGTCGTCACTATCGGCAAGGAGCTGGCTGATCGTCTACAGTCTACGGAGAAACTAGAGATACAAAACGTTTCCCTTCAGACGATGGTGCTTTGGACGAATCTGCGCTCGTTGGATGCGTCCCACAACTACTTCTTCGAGATGATCGTTGAACCGGGCCAGAACTATCAGCTGCGCGAATTGAACCTCAGCTACAATCGTTTCCAGTCGATCGATTTCGTGCAAGCATTGCCCGCGCTGCGCACGCTCGATCTCAGACACAACTATCTGGAGTCGCTTAGCTTTTCGCTGTTCGATATGGCCACCGAGCTGTGGAAGCTGAATCTGGCCAACAACCGCATCCAGACGATCTCGACCGATGGGTCACTGCATCTGCCGCGCCTTTCGACCCTGCTGTTGCACGACAACCTACTGAGCGTTCTGGATGCAAGTGAATGGCGTTTCAGCATGCTCCAGGAGTTGAACGTGGCGCGCAACCGATTGCGCTATCTAAGCATGTGCGAGGTAAACCATTCCTTCCCACATCTGCAGACGCTGTACATGGACGAGAACCGTTGGGAGTGTGGACACCTGAACGCCACCATTCGTCAGCTTCATCAGCTCGGTGTAAAGCCGATGGCGTATTACGACACAGAGGACCAAGAACATTGCAACAAAGCTATCGACGAAATCTGCTGCTATTAA